One Capricornis sumatraensis isolate serow.1 chromosome 8, serow.2, whole genome shotgun sequence genomic region harbors:
- the PSME3 gene encoding proteasome activator complex subunit 3 isoform X1, which translates to MASLLKVDQEVKLKVDSFRERITSEAEDLVANFFPKKLLELDSFLKEPILNIHDLTQIHSDMNLPVPDPILLTNSHDGLDGPTYKKRRLDECEEAFQGTKVFVMPNGMLKSNQQLVDIIEKVKPEIRLLIEKCNTKGLRSSYVYFDPLTFQVKMWVQLLIPRIEDGNNFGVSIQEETVAELRTVESEAASYLDQISRYYITRAKLVSKIAKYPHVEDYRRTVTEIDEKEYISLRLIISELRNQYVTLHDMILKNIEKIKRPRSSNAETLY; encoded by the exons ATGGCCTCGTTGCTGAAGGTGGATCAGGAAGTGAAGCTCAAG GTTGATTCTTTCAGGGAGCGGATCACAAGTGAG GCAGAAGACTTGGTGGCaaattttttcccaaagaagttGTTAGAACTTGATAGTTTTTTGAAG GAACCAATCCTAAACATCCATGACCTAACTCAGATCCACTCAGACATGAATCTCCCAGTCCCTGACCCCATTCTTCTCACCAACAGCCATGATGGACTGGATGGT CCCACTTACAAGAAGCGAAGATTGGATGAATGTGAAGAGGCCTTCCAGG GAACCAAGGTGTTTGTGATGCCCAATGGGATGCTAAAAAGCAACCAGCAGCTGGTGGACATTATTGAGAAAGTGAAGCCTGAGATCCGGCTGCTGATTGAGAAATGCAACACG AAAGGGTTGAGGTCCTCATACGTGTATTTTGATCCCCTCACCTTCCAGGTCAAAATGTGGGTACAACTCCTGATTCCTAGGATAGAAGATGGGAACAACTTTGGGGTGTCCATTCAG GAGGAGACAGTTGCAGAACTAAGAACTGTTGAGAGTGAAGCTGCATCTTATCTGGACCAGATTTCTAG aTATTATATTACAAGAGCCAAATTGGTTTCTAAAATAGCTAAATATCCCCATGTG GAAGACTATCGTCGCACCGTGACAGAGATTGACGAGAAAGAATATATCAGCCTTCGGCTCATCATATCAGAGCTAAGGAATCAATAT GTCACTCTACATGACATGATCCTGAAAAATATTGAGAAGATCAAACGGCCCCGGAGCAGCAATGCAGAGACACTGTACTGA
- the PSME3 gene encoding proteasome activator complex subunit 3 isoform X3, with product MASLLKVDQEVKLKVDSFRERITSEAEDLVANFFPKKLLELDSFLKEPILNIHDLTQIHSDMNLPVPDPILLTNSHDGLDGPTYKKRRLDECEEAFQGTKVFVMPNGMLKSNQQLVDIIEKVKPEIRLLIEKCNTVKMWVQLLIPRIEDGNNFGVSIQEETVAELRTVESEAASYLDQISRYYITRAKLVSKIAKYPHVEDYRRTVTEIDEKEYISLRLIISELRNQYVTLHDMILKNIEKIKRPRSSNAETLY from the exons ATGGCCTCGTTGCTGAAGGTGGATCAGGAAGTGAAGCTCAAG GTTGATTCTTTCAGGGAGCGGATCACAAGTGAG GCAGAAGACTTGGTGGCaaattttttcccaaagaagttGTTAGAACTTGATAGTTTTTTGAAG GAACCAATCCTAAACATCCATGACCTAACTCAGATCCACTCAGACATGAATCTCCCAGTCCCTGACCCCATTCTTCTCACCAACAGCCATGATGGACTGGATGGT CCCACTTACAAGAAGCGAAGATTGGATGAATGTGAAGAGGCCTTCCAGG GAACCAAGGTGTTTGTGATGCCCAATGGGATGCTAAAAAGCAACCAGCAGCTGGTGGACATTATTGAGAAAGTGAAGCCTGAGATCCGGCTGCTGATTGAGAAATGCAACACG GTCAAAATGTGGGTACAACTCCTGATTCCTAGGATAGAAGATGGGAACAACTTTGGGGTGTCCATTCAG GAGGAGACAGTTGCAGAACTAAGAACTGTTGAGAGTGAAGCTGCATCTTATCTGGACCAGATTTCTAG aTATTATATTACAAGAGCCAAATTGGTTTCTAAAATAGCTAAATATCCCCATGTG GAAGACTATCGTCGCACCGTGACAGAGATTGACGAGAAAGAATATATCAGCCTTCGGCTCATCATATCAGAGCTAAGGAATCAATAT GTCACTCTACATGACATGATCCTGAAAAATATTGAGAAGATCAAACGGCCCCGGAGCAGCAATGCAGAGACACTGTACTGA
- the PSME3 gene encoding proteasome activator complex subunit 3 isoform X2, whose translation MEKWILKKMKYLQSGGLSASHYNYKVDSFRERITSEAEDLVANFFPKKLLELDSFLKEPILNIHDLTQIHSDMNLPVPDPILLTNSHDGLDGPTYKKRRLDECEEAFQGTKVFVMPNGMLKSNQQLVDIIEKVKPEIRLLIEKCNTVKMWVQLLIPRIEDGNNFGVSIQEETVAELRTVESEAASYLDQISRYYITRAKLVSKIAKYPHVEDYRRTVTEIDEKEYISLRLIISELRNQYVTLHDMILKNIEKIKRPRSSNAETLY comes from the exons ATGGAGAAATGGATCCtcaaaaaaatgaagtatttgcAGTCTGGGGGCCTCTCAGCTTCTCATTACAATTATAAG GTTGATTCTTTCAGGGAGCGGATCACAAGTGAG GCAGAAGACTTGGTGGCaaattttttcccaaagaagttGTTAGAACTTGATAGTTTTTTGAAG GAACCAATCCTAAACATCCATGACCTAACTCAGATCCACTCAGACATGAATCTCCCAGTCCCTGACCCCATTCTTCTCACCAACAGCCATGATGGACTGGATGGT CCCACTTACAAGAAGCGAAGATTGGATGAATGTGAAGAGGCCTTCCAGG GAACCAAGGTGTTTGTGATGCCCAATGGGATGCTAAAAAGCAACCAGCAGCTGGTGGACATTATTGAGAAAGTGAAGCCTGAGATCCGGCTGCTGATTGAGAAATGCAACACG GTCAAAATGTGGGTACAACTCCTGATTCCTAGGATAGAAGATGGGAACAACTTTGGGGTGTCCATTCAG GAGGAGACAGTTGCAGAACTAAGAACTGTTGAGAGTGAAGCTGCATCTTATCTGGACCAGATTTCTAG aTATTATATTACAAGAGCCAAATTGGTTTCTAAAATAGCTAAATATCCCCATGTG GAAGACTATCGTCGCACCGTGACAGAGATTGACGAGAAAGAATATATCAGCCTTCGGCTCATCATATCAGAGCTAAGGAATCAATAT GTCACTCTACATGACATGATCCTGAAAAATATTGAGAAGATCAAACGGCCCCGGAGCAGCAATGCAGAGACACTGTACTGA
- the AOC2 gene encoding amine oxidase [copper-containing] 2 isoform X1 → MNLKVVLVFLALSLITIFALAYVLLTSRGGSSLPPRCPSVSPRAQPWTHPDHSQLFADLSREELMAVMSFLTQQLGPDLVDAAQARPSDNCVFSVELQLPPKAAALAHLDRGSPPPAREALAIVFFGRQPQPNVTELVVGPLPRPSYMRDVTVERHGGPLPYHRRPVLATESAQMWMHLKEVEFPKAPVFLASVFNYNGSTLAALHATPRGLRSGDRATWIALYHNISGVGIFLHPVGLELLLDHRALDPGYWAVQQVFYLGHYYADLGQLEWEFKAGRLDVVRVPLPLPDGASSLRSRVSPGPLPPLEFSPQGSRYSVQGHLVESFLWTFTFGHGAFSGMRIFDVRFKGERVAYEVSVQECVSIYGADSPKTMMTRYLDSSYGLGRHSRGLVRGVDCPYQSTMVDTHVLVGQGAVQLLPGAVCVFEEAQGLPLRRHHNQLQSHFYGGLAGSALVVRSVSSVGNYDYIWDFVLHPNGALEGRVHATGYINTAFLSGGEESLLFGNRVGERVLGAVHTHAFHFKLDLDVAGLKNWVVAEDVVFKPVAAPWSPEHQLQRPQLTRQVLGREDLTAFFLGSPLPRYLYLASNQTNAWGHQRGYRIQIHSPLGIHMPLDSTMERALSWGRYQLVVTRRKEEESQSSSIYYQNDIWTATAAFADFINNETLLGEDLVAWVTASFLHIPHAEDVPNTVTLGNRVGFLLRPYNFFDEDPSIFSPGSVYFEKGQDAGLCSVNHVACIPHLAACVPDLPPFSYQDL, encoded by the exons ATGAATCTCAAGGTAGTCCTCGTGTTCCTGGCACTGTCTCTCATCACCATCTTTGCCCTGGCCTATGTCTTGCTGACCAGTCGTGGTGGCTCCAGCCTGCCTCCCCGCTGCCCCTCTGTATCCCCCCGTGCCCAGCCCTGGACACACCCTGACCACAGCCAGCTGTTTGCAGACCTGAGCCGGGAAGAGCTGATGGCTGTGatgagcttcctgacccagcagcTGGGGCCAGACCTGGTGGATGCAGCCCAGGCCCGACCCTCAGACAACTGCGTCTTCTCGGTAGAGCTGCAGCTGCCCCCCAAGGCTGCAGCCCTGGCCCACCTGGACAGGGGGAGCCCCCCACCTGCCCGGGAGGCACTGGCCATCGTCTTCTTTGGCAGACAACCCCAGCCCAATGTGACGGAGCTGGTGGTGGGGCCGCTGCCCCGGCCCTCCTACATGCGGGATGTGACCGTGGAGCGTCATGGGGGCCCCCTGCCGTATCACCGACGCCCCGTGCTGGCCACCGAATCTGCCCAGATGTGGATGCATCTGAAAGAGGTGGAGTTCCCCAAGGCCCCAGTCTTCCTGGCTTCTGTCTTCAACTATAATGGCTCCACTTTGGCGGCTCTGCATGCCACCCCTCGTGGCTTGCGCTCAGGGGACCGTGCTACCTGGATAGCCCTCTACCATAACATCTCAGGTGTCGGGATTTTTCTTCACCCCGTGGGGCTCGAGCTACTGCTGGACCATAGGGCTCTGGACCCTGGCTACTGGGCTGTCCAGCAGGTTTTCTACCTCGGCCACTACTATGCAGACTTGGGTCAGTTGGAATGGGAGTTTAAGGCTGGCCGGCTGGACGTGGTTAGAGTTCCTCTACccctgccagatggggcctcatCCCTCCGCTCCCGGGTCTCCCCAGGTCCTCTCCCACCTCTCGAGTTCTCACCTCAGGGTTCCCGGTACAGCGTCCAAGGGCACCTGGTGGAGTCTTTCCTCTGGACATTTACCTTTGGCCATGGGGCATTCAGTGGCATGAGAATTTTTGATGTTCGGTTCAAGGGTGAGCGAGTGGCCTATGAAGTCAGTGTCCAGGAGTGTGTGTCTATCTATGGTGCCGATTCGCCCAAGACCATGATGACCAGATACCTTGATAGCAGCTATGGACTTGGCCGTCACAGCCGGGGCTTGGTGCGGGGAGTAGACTGCCCCTATCAGTCTACCATGGTGGACACCCACGTATTGGTGGGTCAAGGGGCAGTCCAGCTGCTCCCGGGGGCTGTGTGTGTATTTGAGGAGGCCCAGGGACTCCCCCTCCGAAGGCACCACAATCAGCTTCAGAGTCATTTCTATGGTGGTTTGGCTGGCTCGGCCCTCGTAGTCAGGTCTGTGTCCTCTGTAGGCAACTATGACTACATTTGGGACTTTGTATTGCACCCAAATGGGGCACTCGAAGGGCGGGTCCATGCCACGGGCTACATCAACACAGCTTTCCTGAGCGGGGGAGAGGAGAGCCTCCTCTTTGGGAACCGCGTTGGGGAGCGAGTGCTGGGGGCGGTGCACACACATGCCTTCCACTTCAAGCTGGACCTGGATGTGGCAG GGCTGAAAAACTGGGTGGTAGCTGAAGACGTGGTGTTTAAACCTGTGGCAGCCCCTTGGAGTCCGGAGCACCAACTGCAGCGCCCACAGCTGACTCGGCAGGTCCTGGGAAGGGAGGACCTGACGGCTTTTTTCTTGGGAAGCCCCCTTCCCCGCTACCTTTACTTGGCTAGCAACCAGACTAATGCCTGGGGTCATCAGCGCGGGTACCGAATCCAGATCCACAGCCCTCTTGGCATACACATGCCGCTGGACAGCACCATGGAGAGGGCCCTCAGctgggggag ATACCAGCTTGTGGTGACccggaggaaggaggaggagtccCAGAGCAGCAGCATCTATTACCAGAATGACATCTGGACAGCCACTGCGGCCTTTGCTGACTTCATCAACAATGAGACCCTCTTAGGAGAG GACCTGGTGGCTTGGGTTACAGCCAGCTTCCTGCACATCCCCCACGCTGAGGATGTCCCCAACACAGTGACTCTGGGGAACAGAGTTGGCTTCTTACTCCGACCCTATAACTTCTTTGATGAGGACCCCTCCATCTTCTCCCCTGGCAGTGTCTACTTTGAGAAAGGCCAGGATGCTGGTCTCTGTAGTGTGAATCACGTGGCCTGCATTCCCCACCTGGCAGCCTGTGTCCCGGACCTGCCGCCTTTCTCTTACCAAGACTTGTAG
- the AOC2 gene encoding amine oxidase [copper-containing] 2 isoform X2 encodes MNLKVVLVFLALSLITIFALAYVLLTSRGGSSLPPRCPSVSPRAQPWTHPDHSQLFADLSREELMAVMSFLTQQLGPDLVDAAQARPSDNCVFSVELQLPPKAAALAHLDRGSPPPAREALAIVFFGRQPQPNVTELVVGPLPRPSYMRDVTVERHGGPLPYHRRPVLATESAQMWMHLKEVEFPKAPVFLASVFNYNGSTLAALHATPRGLRSGDRATWIALYHNISGVGIFLHPVGLELLLDHRALDPGYWAVQQVFYLGHYYADLGQLEWEFKAGRLDVVRVPLPLPDGASSLRSRVSPGPLPPLEFSPQGSRYSVQGHLVESFLWTFTFGHGAFSGMRIFDVRFKGERVAYEVSVQECVSIYGADSPKTMMTRYLDSSYGLGRHSRGLVRGVDCPYQSTMVDTHVLVGQGAVQLLPGAVCVFEEAQGLPLRRHHNQLQSHFYGGLAGSALVVRSVSSVGNYDYIWDFVLHPNGALEGRVHATGYINTAFLSGGEESLLFGNRVGERVLGAVHTHAFHFKLDLDVAGLKNWVVAEDVVFKPVAAPWSPEHQLQRPQLTRQVLGREDLTAFFLGSPLPRYLYLASNQTNAWGHQRGYQLVVTRRKEEESQSSSIYYQNDIWTATAAFADFINNETLLGEDLVAWVTASFLHIPHAEDVPNTVTLGNRVGFLLRPYNFFDEDPSIFSPGSVYFEKGQDAGLCSVNHVACIPHLAACVPDLPPFSYQDL; translated from the exons ATGAATCTCAAGGTAGTCCTCGTGTTCCTGGCACTGTCTCTCATCACCATCTTTGCCCTGGCCTATGTCTTGCTGACCAGTCGTGGTGGCTCCAGCCTGCCTCCCCGCTGCCCCTCTGTATCCCCCCGTGCCCAGCCCTGGACACACCCTGACCACAGCCAGCTGTTTGCAGACCTGAGCCGGGAAGAGCTGATGGCTGTGatgagcttcctgacccagcagcTGGGGCCAGACCTGGTGGATGCAGCCCAGGCCCGACCCTCAGACAACTGCGTCTTCTCGGTAGAGCTGCAGCTGCCCCCCAAGGCTGCAGCCCTGGCCCACCTGGACAGGGGGAGCCCCCCACCTGCCCGGGAGGCACTGGCCATCGTCTTCTTTGGCAGACAACCCCAGCCCAATGTGACGGAGCTGGTGGTGGGGCCGCTGCCCCGGCCCTCCTACATGCGGGATGTGACCGTGGAGCGTCATGGGGGCCCCCTGCCGTATCACCGACGCCCCGTGCTGGCCACCGAATCTGCCCAGATGTGGATGCATCTGAAAGAGGTGGAGTTCCCCAAGGCCCCAGTCTTCCTGGCTTCTGTCTTCAACTATAATGGCTCCACTTTGGCGGCTCTGCATGCCACCCCTCGTGGCTTGCGCTCAGGGGACCGTGCTACCTGGATAGCCCTCTACCATAACATCTCAGGTGTCGGGATTTTTCTTCACCCCGTGGGGCTCGAGCTACTGCTGGACCATAGGGCTCTGGACCCTGGCTACTGGGCTGTCCAGCAGGTTTTCTACCTCGGCCACTACTATGCAGACTTGGGTCAGTTGGAATGGGAGTTTAAGGCTGGCCGGCTGGACGTGGTTAGAGTTCCTCTACccctgccagatggggcctcatCCCTCCGCTCCCGGGTCTCCCCAGGTCCTCTCCCACCTCTCGAGTTCTCACCTCAGGGTTCCCGGTACAGCGTCCAAGGGCACCTGGTGGAGTCTTTCCTCTGGACATTTACCTTTGGCCATGGGGCATTCAGTGGCATGAGAATTTTTGATGTTCGGTTCAAGGGTGAGCGAGTGGCCTATGAAGTCAGTGTCCAGGAGTGTGTGTCTATCTATGGTGCCGATTCGCCCAAGACCATGATGACCAGATACCTTGATAGCAGCTATGGACTTGGCCGTCACAGCCGGGGCTTGGTGCGGGGAGTAGACTGCCCCTATCAGTCTACCATGGTGGACACCCACGTATTGGTGGGTCAAGGGGCAGTCCAGCTGCTCCCGGGGGCTGTGTGTGTATTTGAGGAGGCCCAGGGACTCCCCCTCCGAAGGCACCACAATCAGCTTCAGAGTCATTTCTATGGTGGTTTGGCTGGCTCGGCCCTCGTAGTCAGGTCTGTGTCCTCTGTAGGCAACTATGACTACATTTGGGACTTTGTATTGCACCCAAATGGGGCACTCGAAGGGCGGGTCCATGCCACGGGCTACATCAACACAGCTTTCCTGAGCGGGGGAGAGGAGAGCCTCCTCTTTGGGAACCGCGTTGGGGAGCGAGTGCTGGGGGCGGTGCACACACATGCCTTCCACTTCAAGCTGGACCTGGATGTGGCAG GGCTGAAAAACTGGGTGGTAGCTGAAGACGTGGTGTTTAAACCTGTGGCAGCCCCTTGGAGTCCGGAGCACCAACTGCAGCGCCCACAGCTGACTCGGCAGGTCCTGGGAAGGGAGGACCTGACGGCTTTTTTCTTGGGAAGCCCCCTTCCCCGCTACCTTTACTTGGCTAGCAACCAGACTAATGCCTGGGGTCATCAGCGCGG ATACCAGCTTGTGGTGACccggaggaaggaggaggagtccCAGAGCAGCAGCATCTATTACCAGAATGACATCTGGACAGCCACTGCGGCCTTTGCTGACTTCATCAACAATGAGACCCTCTTAGGAGAG GACCTGGTGGCTTGGGTTACAGCCAGCTTCCTGCACATCCCCCACGCTGAGGATGTCCCCAACACAGTGACTCTGGGGAACAGAGTTGGCTTCTTACTCCGACCCTATAACTTCTTTGATGAGGACCCCTCCATCTTCTCCCCTGGCAGTGTCTACTTTGAGAAAGGCCAGGATGCTGGTCTCTGTAGTGTGAATCACGTGGCCTGCATTCCCCACCTGGCAGCCTGTGTCCCGGACCTGCCGCCTTTCTCTTACCAAGACTTGTAG